In Drosophila ananassae strain 14024-0371.13 chromosome 3R, ASM1763931v2, whole genome shotgun sequence, the DNA window cattgagctaagttctcatctccacgatgaagccaacgtagacagctttgttaattcacttgagtctgtactcgtctctgcagctcgagcctcaacatcgcatactataaatacacaaagcaataaaaagacaaatctacaaatcgaacagctcgccCTCGAAAAGaggcgttcacgtcgcgagtggcaattccacagatcgccatctgctaagcaaagctttagacatgcctcacgtcaacttactaaagccctacagcaagaagaagattatgtccaccgccgctatatagagcaattgtcaacttctagtacaaaacactcactatggagagctcacccaactctaagctcaccgaaagaaaccatgatgcctattagaaatcccacaggcggctgggcgcgcagcgatgcagacagagccagcacgtttaaaattcaccttaaaaatatcttccaaccaaatccggccactagtgcctttactttgccgactttaccatatgagcctcagcttcaacatgaaccaatcgagtttcgcccaaacgaaatcgctaatatcatcaaaaaccaactaaatccgaaaaaatcaccaggctgcgacctcataactcccaaaatgatcattgagcttccatattgcgccgtctgcactatcacccagctcttcaatgccatcgcaaaacttggcaactttccagcgagatggaaaaagtcaattataataatgatagcaaagccgggaaaagaccacacaattcccacgtcgtatagacctataagcctactttcatgcttatctaaactctttgagaaatgcattctgactcgaataaacacatacctaaggatccaggaaggaatcccgtcacatcagtttgggtttcgtaaaaagcacggaacaattgagcagatcaaccggataacagcagaaattcggaatgcattcgaaaaacgcgagtactgtaccgcaatatttctagatgtctctcaagcatttgatagagtctggctagaaggtctaatgtacaagatcaagacaatgctcccttgttatacccacaagcttttagagtcttacctttacgacagaaaatttgctgtgaggtgcaacacagatatttctgacgaattcactgttggagccggagttcctcaaggaagtgtactcggaccaacattatatgttctctacacagcagacatcccgacaagcacacgactaacaacatctacgtttgctgatgatacagctattcttagccgctcaaaatgcccgatgcaagcaactgcgcagctagctcttcatctggtggatgttgaaaaatggttatcagactggcgaattaaagtaaacgaaaaaaaatgcaagcacgttacgttcaccttgaataggcaaaactgcccgccccttacgctaaacaacaccctactcccgcaagcaaacgaggtaacatatctaggagtacacctcgatagaagactcacatggcgtcggcacatagaagctaaaagaacccacctaaagctaaaagccagcagccttcattggcttatcaacgctcggtctcccctttgccttgaatataaagtcctgctgtataactcggtacttaaacctatatggatgtacggctcccagttatgggggaatgccagcaatagcaatattgacatagtccagcgagctcagtcgaagatcttgagaacaatcaccggggcaccgtggtacgttcgcaacgaaaacatacatcgcgacttaaacattcttccagtcaaagatgtgatcgcagaacagaaggaaaagtactttagcaagctattgtcgcaccctaaccacctggcgagaggtctaacaaggttgagcaaccaatcacgacttcgtcgcaatgaccaacccacccagcgacagtcttgaggaacgcgcaaccagaatgcagtcttagtctactgttagttaaatgttaatgttaagatttgaaaacttattgttagtctcaaaattaaaagaagatccaataaataaaagcaaagtttaattaaaaaaaaaaaaaaaaaaaacttattggagtaacaccttaatataaggggctcctcttatcaTGTGGTCCTTGTGGTcaccctgacgttttcccccctgtggtaagagactcaggttaggctgcgatctgggcaaaaaagagcccagtttaaaatcgcgtagtcaaacacaaaaaaaaaagggaaaacccGTTGTTTTCCACCAAGAGGTAAGGTACACAGAAagcaaaattttgtaaatgccaataggcataaattaaggctgcgatctgggcaaaaaaaaattatagtcatcggcaagttttgttttctttttggttttataacttcaatttaataattaataaaaaaaaacaaatttgtctacttaaaattaaataagaaacaaaataagcaaaaattACTAGGGGACTGTAATTTTTGCTTACTAGGGGACCCTAATTTTtgcttatttaaaaaatacttaaaaaagtattcaagatgtccactaaaaacaaaagttaccaaacaaatatattACAGTCCAATAAAAAAtcgaatgaaaataataataactaattttaaaatgtaaacacaagtcaagcacttttgtggccccttgcaggatgttcaaacaGTGTTCAACTTACTGTGgggagctaataaaataactttaacaatgttaaaatatttaaaaatatgaaatagaattatataaacaacaacatattgttatcgaacaattataaaaataataattttctattggtgttttttaagttggagggttggggCTTTCCAcccatgttatatttggtcaaaaaaacaacatattgttatcgaacaattataaaaataataattttctattggtgttttttaagttggggGGTTGGGGCTTTCCAcccatgttatatttggtcaaaaaaTCTTGTGGGCAAaatttataaggatcggccgactttatcctatagctgtcatatgttTATGCTGTGTgaagttttttaagttaaaaaggTGGGACCTAGTACAGCtggcattttgggcaatcttatccgatttgcaaaattttattaggataattggcttaactttgttgtttttgaagctagaatgatgggactatctacggtttccgttttgggcaatctaggATTAgattataggatatagtcggccgatccttatgaaattttgtacataagatattttggtcaaatataacatgtgcatAAAGACCCAAccctcttacttaaaaaacaccaaagttatggtatttccgatccatcagttatatggcagctataggatatagtcggccgatcccggccgttccgacttatatactacctgcatggaaaaaaaggatgtgtgcaaagtttcaactcgatagctccaaaactgagagaagagtttgcgtagaaaccgacagacagacggacatgcttatatcgactcagtaggtgatcctgatcaagaatatatatactttatagggtcggagatgtctccttcactgcgttgcacacttttgaccaaaattataataccctctgcaaaggtataaaaattggtgtttattcttaaaattaaagtattgctaactgtgtgaatcgcctgttcAGAGGTTAGtttaatattctatatattatgtgttcttttttaaataattaaatctattgatctacatatatatacaaaataacaactgatataatataaaaaaaacctcttgacgaggtaaaataccggtgacaaacctgcaaaggaaaccaaaaatttctgatatcaatttttggGACGAAAATATTCCTATATAtaagtgtacaaaattgcacataaaaaatattcttattcggcacgtgcctgatttttttttgtttttctcgtcaagaggttttttttatataatctataATATGAGCCGCAATGGAAAATACAAAGAATATTTCTACAGTGTGACAGTATTGCGCACAAGTGTTATAAAGTACAATGGATATTTAATGTATGCATTGTGTACTCATATTTATGCATAGAAATGCAATATCCCACATCAAATGTAGCTAGTAAtctatatacaaaaaatttatggGTTATGGCcgtttaaaaaactaaaaaaaaaatatccgcTTAGTTCACTTGCTCACATAACTTTCAACTCATGAAACTATTTAAATAACTGTAACAGTGTTGTAACTTCGGATGCGGATATAAGCTTTTCTTTATTGTTACTTATGAGTTTTTAGCGATATGTAAAACTGAGTGTTATTGGAgatttaatttgatttgaactgattaaaattttattttaatttgcaaaatgatgtagaatttaaaaaaaaattatactttAGTTACTGtacatatttaatatttttcggGTACATGCGTGTTTTAAATGGGCGGTTACAAAACTTATTTTTCTTTGAATaagtcaataaataaaatttgtatagctgttttttttttttggttgacAAACATTTAATTACATTCATGATTTGGACAATTAGATGTATCTTATAATGGTTGTTAATTGACGAAGTATGTAATTTCACACTCTAGGGAATTTAGAGTCGACTATAAAAGAGTCAGTACCTTAGTACGTTGTATCCCACTTGGTACAACTGTAATTTTAAAACATGCAGCGTTTATTGGTGATAGTTATGGCCATAGGGCTTCTGTGTGTTGCATTTGTACGCGGATTTGACGAAAAGGAAGCTATGGCCAAGATGTTGGAAGCATCAGAGGCTTGTATGGACAAGGTGGGTGCTAATGAAGCCGATATTCAGGACCTGATTAAAAAGCAGCCAGCTTCAACTTACGAGGGCAAATGCCTGCGAGCTTGCGTGATGAAGAGCTTTGGTTTGTTCAGTGAAAACGGCAAGTTAGACACCGGAGCCGCACATGAGAAAGCTAAGCAGTATACTGGTAACGATCCAGCAAAATTGAAACTGTCTCTTGAGATAGGAGACACTTGTGCTTCTATTAGTGTGCCTGAAGACGAGTGTGAGGCTGCTGAAGCCTACGGTGCCTGTTTTAAGGGAGAGGCTATCAAGCATGGCCTTATGTAAATCCAAGTACTTCGGATGGACCACAGAATTCCAAAACCCCGCCCTG includes these proteins:
- the LOC6505398 gene encoding general odorant-binding protein 28a, whose translation is MQRLLVIVMAIGLLCVAFVRGFDEKEAMAKMLEASEACMDKVGANEADIQDLIKKQPASTYEGKCLRACVMKSFGLFSENGKLDTGAAHEKAKQYTGNDPAKLKLSLEIGDTCASISVPEDECEAAEAYGACFKGEAIKHGLM